The following is a genomic window from Streptomyces lincolnensis.
AGGCGTCGACGAGGTGCACGCGGCTGATACCCGCCGGGGTGAGGGAGCGCACGTGGGCGGGCAGGTCCTCGCCTGCCGCTTTCGCGCGCAGGGCGGGCACCAGGCTCTCCAGGACCAGGGTCGTCTTGCCCGAGCCGGACACACCGGTGACGGCGGTCAGCCGCCCGCGGGGCACCTCCAGCTTCAGCGGGTGCACGGTGTGCAGGGCGCGGGTGCTCAGCCGGATGCGGCCGAGGCCGAACATCTCGTCGTCGGTGGTGCGTTCGCGGGAGCGGACGTGTTCACGGCCGGTGAGGAAACCGCCGATACGGGAGACGGCGTCGTCGCCGAGGTCGGCGACGGTGCCGGTGGCCAGCACGGTGCCGCCGTCGCGGCCGGAGCCGGGGCCGATCTCGATGAGCCAGTCGGCCTCGCGCAGCACCTGCACGTCGTGGTCCACCACGACCACCGAGTTGCCGTCGCTCAGCAGGCTGCGTACGACGCCGAGCAGGCCGTCCACATTGGACGGGTGCAAGCCGATCGACGGCTCGTCCAGCACGTACAGCACGCCGGTGGTGCGGTTGCGCACGGCGCGGGAGAGCTGGACGCGCTGGCGTTCCCCGGTGGAGAGGGAGGAGCCGGCCCGGTCCAGAGTCAGGTAGCCCAGGCCGAGTTCGACCAGGCGGCGGGCGGTCTCCAGCATCTGGGAGACGATGCTGTCGGCCATCGGCCGCATGTGCTTCGGCACGGTCGTGGTGAGGGTGGGCGCCCAGGCGAGAAGGTCGTCGAGGGTCTTGGCGGTGGCCTCGGCCAGGTCGATGCCGTCGACCAGGGTCGAGCGGGCCTGCGCGCTGAGCCGGGTGCCGTCGCAGTCGGGGCATTTCTGCACGCTCAGGAAGCGTTCGACGCGGTCCAGGCCCTTCTTCGTCCTCGCCCTCCGCAGCGCCTCGCGTACCGCCTCCCGGGCGTTGCGGTAGCTGGCGTTGAGCTCGAACATCTTGCCGTTCTTCGCCGGGTACACGATCATCCGTTTGGTCTCGGGACCCTCGAAGACGAGGTGCCGCTCCTTCTTCGTCAGCTTCGAGAACGGCACATCGGTGCGCACCCCCAGTTCGCCCGCGACCTGCGGCACGACGGTCAGGCCGAACATCTTCCAGGGCGCCACCGCCCCCTCGGCGATGGTCAGCGACGGATCGGGGACGAGCCGGTCGTCGTCCACCTCCCGGACGGTGCCCGTGCCCTCGCAGCGCGGGCAGGCGCCCTCACTGTTGAAGGCGTACGACTCCGCGCTCGGCGGCCCGAACACCACACCGCACTCCGGGCAGGTCAGCGGCAGGTCCAGGGCGACGTCCATGGTCGGCTCCAGCCGGTGCCCCTTGGGGCACTGGTGCCGTCCGAGCCGCGAGTAGATCAGCCGCAGGCTGTTGAGCAGCTCGGTCGAGGTGCCGAACGTGCTGCGCACCCCGGGAACACCCGGCCGCTGGCGCAGCGCGAGAGCCGCCGGGACGTGCTCGACGCTGTCCACCGCCGCGTGCGCGGCCTGGGCCAGACGGCGGCGGGTGTAGGTGGACAGCGCCTCCAGGTACCGGCGGGAGCCTTCCGCGTAGAGCACCCCGAGGGCCAGCGACGACTTCCCGGAACCCGACACCCCGGCGATCGCCACCAGTCGGCCCAGCGGCACGGTGACGTCGACGTTCTTGAGGTTGTGCACGCGCGCGCCGCGTACCTCGATCGCTTTCGGCGTGGTGGGTTCTCCGGCGGTGTCTGTGGCGTTCACTGCCAAGGTCCCTTCTCCAGGTGATCGTGCGGCGTCCCTCGGCCCTGTCGGGTCAGGACGCCGTCGCCTCTGTCGCGGT
Proteins encoded in this region:
- a CDS encoding excinuclease ABC subunit UvrA, which codes for MNATDTAGEPTTPKAIEVRGARVHNLKNVDVTVPLGRLVAIAGVSGSGKSSLALGVLYAEGSRRYLEALSTYTRRRLAQAAHAAVDSVEHVPAALALRQRPGVPGVRSTFGTSTELLNSLRLIYSRLGRHQCPKGHRLEPTMDVALDLPLTCPECGVVFGPPSAESYAFNSEGACPRCEGTGTVREVDDDRLVPDPSLTIAEGAVAPWKMFGLTVVPQVAGELGVRTDVPFSKLTKKERHLVFEGPETKRMIVYPAKNGKMFELNASYRNAREAVREALRRARTKKGLDRVERFLSVQKCPDCDGTRLSAQARSTLVDGIDLAEATAKTLDDLLAWAPTLTTTVPKHMRPMADSIVSQMLETARRLVELGLGYLTLDRAGSSLSTGERQRVQLSRAVRNRTTGVLYVLDEPSIGLHPSNVDGLLGVVRSLLSDGNSVVVVDHDVQVLREADWLIEIGPGSGRDGGTVLATGTVADLGDDAVSRIGGFLTGREHVRSRERTTDDEMFGLGRIRLSTRALHTVHPLKLEVPRGRLTAVTGVSGSGKTTLVLESLVPALRAKAAGEDLPAHVRSLTPAGISRVHLVDASPIGVNVRSTVATYSGVLDELRRAYAATPDARRLGCTAGDFSYNTGRLRCPTCDGTGQINLDVQFLPDVDIVCPQCGGHRFAPEADQVRRGGDDGLTLPELLALTVAQALEHTGDLKKVHTRLRTLVGLGLGYLTLGEATPALSGGEAQRLKLAAEVDRDQRDALFVFDEPTIGLHPLDVQTLLDVLQRLVDSGATVIVIEHDLDVIAGADHIVDLGPGGGEAGGRIVATGTPEQLAAHPDSITGRYLTPASARP